Proteins encoded together in one Gemmatimonadota bacterium DH-78 window:
- a CDS encoding hydantoinase B/oxoprolinase family protein, translated as MTPSLERGTDSPPGAPDAVTLEVFRHLFQALADEMGAALRRAAYSPNIKERRDYSCALFDDAVRPVAMGDHMPVHLGAMPMSVQAALEELGPLADGDVAIVNDPFRGGTHLPDITAIRAVYAGDDVLGYVAARAHHSDVGGIAPGSMPLAREIVQEGLRIPPVRLVSAGTVRDDLRRLILANVRTPDERAGDLDAQLAALHTGHRRLSDMVRGRGEASVRAAMRDLIAYADRLLEAGLTRIPDGRWEGSDTLEDDGFGSGPIEIRVAIDIEGATARVDFTGSAAQVPGGVNAVAAITSSATRYVLRSVTERLLGIDMPAGGGSLRSVELVMPEGSIVNARPPASVAAGNVETSQRITDVLFRALTPALPDLLPALSQGTMNNTTVGGVDPRTGEPFAYYETVGGGQGGGPDGPGLSGVHVHMSNSLNTPIEALEHAYPFRITRYELRAGSGGAGRHPGGEGLRRDLQLLGDARVTLLTERRTTGPSGAAGGHDGAPGANVLIRHGVEKSLEGKVTFEARAGDVVSLRTPGGGGWGTP; from the coding sequence GTGACCCCGTCCCTGGAGCGCGGCACCGACTCGCCCCCCGGCGCCCCCGACGCCGTCACCCTCGAGGTGTTCCGCCACCTCTTCCAGGCCCTGGCCGACGAGATGGGGGCGGCCCTGCGTCGAGCCGCCTACTCGCCCAACATCAAGGAGCGGCGCGACTACTCGTGTGCGCTCTTCGACGACGCGGTGCGGCCGGTTGCGATGGGCGATCACATGCCGGTCCACCTGGGTGCGATGCCGATGAGCGTGCAGGCCGCCCTCGAGGAGCTGGGTCCGCTCGCCGACGGCGACGTCGCCATCGTGAACGATCCGTTCCGCGGCGGCACCCACCTGCCCGACATCACCGCGATCCGGGCCGTGTACGCCGGCGATGACGTGCTCGGCTACGTGGCGGCCCGCGCCCACCACAGCGACGTGGGCGGAATCGCGCCGGGCTCGATGCCGCTGGCCCGCGAGATCGTTCAGGAAGGGCTGCGCATTCCCCCCGTCCGCCTCGTGTCGGCGGGCACGGTGCGCGACGACCTGCGCCGGCTGATCCTCGCCAACGTCCGCACCCCCGACGAGCGGGCGGGCGATCTCGACGCCCAGTTGGCCGCGCTGCACACCGGGCACCGGCGCCTGTCGGACATGGTGCGGGGACGGGGCGAGGCCTCGGTCCGCGCGGCGATGCGCGATCTGATCGCCTACGCCGACCGGTTGCTCGAGGCCGGGCTCACCCGGATTCCCGACGGGCGCTGGGAGGGCTCCGACACGCTGGAGGACGACGGCTTCGGCAGCGGACCCATCGAGATCCGCGTGGCCATCGACATCGAGGGCGCCACGGCCCGCGTCGATTTCACGGGCAGCGCCGCGCAGGTCCCCGGGGGGGTGAACGCGGTCGCCGCCATCACCTCGTCGGCCACCCGCTACGTGCTGCGTTCGGTGACCGAGCGATTGCTGGGCATCGACATGCCCGCCGGGGGCGGCTCGCTGCGCAGCGTGGAGCTCGTGATGCCGGAGGGATCGATCGTGAACGCGCGGCCTCCGGCGAGTGTGGCCGCCGGCAACGTGGAGACGAGCCAGCGCATCACCGACGTGCTCTTCCGGGCGCTGACACCGGCGCTGCCCGATCTTCTCCCCGCCCTGTCGCAGGGCACGATGAACAACACCACGGTGGGCGGCGTCGACCCGCGCACCGGGGAGCCCTTCGCCTACTACGAGACGGTCGGAGGCGGGCAGGGCGGCGGCCCCGACGGGCCCGGGCTGTCGGGGGTGCACGTGCACATGTCGAACAGCCTCAACACCCCCATCGAGGCGCTCGAGCACGCCTACCCCTTCCGCATCACCCGCTACGAGCTGCGGGCCGGGTCGGGGGGGGCCGGGCGGCACCCGGGCGGCGAGGGTCTTCGCCGCGACCTGCAGCTGCTCGGCGACGCCCGGGTCACCCTCCTCACGGAGCGACGGACCACGGGGCCTTCCGGTGCGGCGGGCGGCCACGACGGGGCCCCGGGCGCGAACGTGCTGATTCGCCACGGGGTCGAGAAATCCCTCGAAGGAAAGGTTACCTTCGAGGCCCGTGCCGGCGATGTCGTCAGCCTCCGCACCCCGGGTGGAGGGGGCTGGGGCACGCCCTGA
- a CDS encoding lipopolysaccharide kinase InaA family protein, whose protein sequence is MRVPEGFVAVSGVGARGFARPEAADWVRATLSRWGTLTRASRHEPDALAFTGRGTVRAVPAPGGDGRWVVRRYLRGGLVARLLDDRYLRRGSPRPLRETRASEAARARGIPTPAVMAGVIYPSGAWYRADLVTRYVPDSIDLADFLFRRGRPGSALSADHRAAALRQAGHLARALADAGIYHPDLNARNFLVVEGGSELQVLDLDRGRAVSGPIPLAPMAARLTRSLRKFETTTGVALGEGAWAAFRDATGDDA, encoded by the coding sequence ATGAGAGTGCCGGAGGGGTTCGTGGCGGTCTCGGGGGTCGGGGCTCGTGGATTCGCGCGGCCCGAGGCGGCCGACTGGGTGCGCGCGACCCTCAGCCGATGGGGCACCCTCACCCGGGCGAGCCGGCACGAGCCCGACGCCCTCGCCTTCACCGGGCGGGGTACGGTGCGGGCCGTTCCGGCGCCCGGGGGCGACGGCCGCTGGGTGGTTCGGCGCTACCTGCGGGGCGGGCTCGTGGCCCGCCTCCTCGACGACCGCTATCTGCGCCGCGGCTCCCCGCGCCCGCTGCGCGAGACCCGGGCGTCGGAGGCGGCTCGAGCGCGGGGGATCCCCACGCCGGCGGTCATGGCGGGAGTGATCTACCCCTCGGGCGCCTGGTACCGCGCCGACCTGGTCACCCGCTACGTGCCCGACTCGATCGACCTCGCCGACTTCCTCTTCCGCCGGGGTCGGCCGGGAAGCGCCCTCTCGGCGGATCATCGGGCCGCGGCCCTCCGCCAGGCCGGGCACCTCGCCCGTGCGCTCGCCGACGCCGGCATCTACCACCCCGACCTCAACGCCCGGAACTTCCTGGTGGTCGAGGGCGGGTCCGAGCTTCAGGTGCTCGACCTCGATCGGGGGCGCGCGGTGTCGGGCCCGATCCCGCTGGCCCCGATGGCCGCGCGGCTCACCCGATCGCTGCGCAAGTTCGAAACCACCACCGGTGTGGCGCTGGGCGAGGGAGCCTGGGCCGCCTTCCGCGATGCGACCGGAGACGACGCGTGA
- a CDS encoding glycosyltransferase family 9 protein, whose product MTDRPRWQELFPEGPPRRICIVMLSAIGDAVHVLPVANALKRAWPESHITWVIQPVPHRLVEGHEAIDEYLIFRRRRGMDGWKGFRDLARQYPDEPYDLLLGLQVYFKAGLLTAIAPARVKLGFDRRRARDMNWLFTNERVAFRGQRHVQEQYFEFLQHLGIDPFPAVWNIPISEEEREAQSSFFSSLERPACAVVVGTSKTAKNWTPEGYARVLEALESEHGLQPVLVGGPSPVEREIADRTLALTGATSVIDTLGDDLRRLVWTLDGSALVISPDTGPLHIARALETPVVGLFGYTNPKRTGPWQRDQDLVVDGYATHPGEDYAITPEYRDGMSRVTVEGVLDKVAAARTKYGW is encoded by the coding sequence GTGACCGACCGCCCCCGCTGGCAGGAGCTCTTTCCCGAGGGTCCGCCCCGCCGGATCTGCATCGTCATGCTGTCCGCCATCGGCGATGCCGTGCACGTGCTCCCCGTGGCCAATGCGCTCAAGCGAGCCTGGCCGGAGTCCCACATCACCTGGGTGATTCAGCCGGTGCCCCACCGGCTGGTGGAGGGGCACGAGGCCATCGACGAGTACCTGATCTTCCGGCGGCGGCGCGGCATGGACGGCTGGAAGGGGTTTCGCGATCTGGCGCGACAGTACCCCGACGAACCCTACGACCTGCTGCTCGGGCTGCAGGTGTACTTCAAGGCGGGGCTGCTCACGGCGATCGCTCCGGCCCGGGTGAAACTCGGCTTCGACCGTCGCCGCGCGCGCGACATGAACTGGCTGTTCACCAACGAGCGGGTGGCCTTCCGGGGGCAGCGGCACGTGCAGGAGCAGTACTTCGAGTTTCTGCAGCACCTGGGCATCGACCCCTTCCCCGCCGTGTGGAACATCCCGATCTCCGAGGAGGAGCGGGAGGCGCAGTCGTCCTTCTTTTCGTCGCTGGAACGGCCCGCCTGCGCGGTCGTGGTCGGGACCAGCAAGACCGCGAAGAACTGGACGCCGGAAGGCTACGCGCGGGTGCTCGAGGCGCTCGAGAGCGAGCACGGGTTGCAGCCGGTGCTGGTCGGGGGGCCCTCGCCGGTCGAGCGCGAGATCGCAGACCGCACCCTCGCCCTGACCGGGGCGACGTCGGTGATCGACACCCTGGGCGACGACCTGCGCCGCCTGGTGTGGACGCTCGACGGCAGCGCGCTCGTGATCAGCCCCGACACCGGCCCGCTGCACATCGCACGGGCGCTGGAGACGCCCGTGGTCGGCCTGTTCGGATACACCAACCCGAAGCGGACCGGCCCCTGGCAGCGCGATCAGGATCTGGTGGTCGACGGCTACGCCACCCACCCCGGAGAGGACTACGCGATCACCCCCGAGTACCGCGACGGGATGTCGCGGGTGACGGTGGAGGGGGTGCTCGACAAGGTGGCGGCGGCGCGGACGAAGTACGGCTGGTAG
- a CDS encoding glycosyltransferase family 9 protein, with amino-acid sequence MTPLLHPERSRRVGIVCLTGIGDVVHGLPLARDLKRDDPSREVVWVAEPAPAEVVRNHPDVDRVVAFRKGAGWAGIRALWSDLAGHRCDLTLNLMRYMKGAIATVATRAPVRLGLPRSKTRDGAHLFNNRALSEGPWQHTQDLFLRFREPLGLPVDAPVEWRIRFTETESHERDRTFAALRDEAPGPLVGLVLATANASKDWPIERYPELARALVGDLGATVLLVGGPSDRERRAAEAIRSAGVPVVDGLGDSVRGMMWRVDGVDLLVSPDTGPLHLAHALETPVVGLFGHTNPWRVGPWRRYHDLVIDRYTDEGEEPDASRYDPRHERMERIAVADVMEAVERGLDRYGGVR; translated from the coding sequence ATGACCCCTCTCCTGCACCCGGAGCGGAGCCGCCGGGTGGGCATCGTCTGCCTCACCGGCATCGGCGATGTGGTGCACGGGCTCCCTCTCGCCCGCGACCTCAAGCGCGACGACCCCTCGCGCGAGGTGGTGTGGGTGGCCGAGCCGGCCCCCGCCGAGGTGGTGCGCAACCACCCCGACGTCGACCGCGTGGTGGCCTTCCGCAAGGGCGCGGGCTGGGCGGGGATCCGGGCCCTCTGGTCGGATCTCGCCGGGCACCGCTGCGACCTCACGCTCAACCTGATGCGCTACATGAAGGGGGCGATCGCCACGGTCGCCACCCGCGCCCCGGTGCGGCTCGGGCTCCCGCGCTCGAAAACCCGCGACGGCGCCCACCTCTTCAACAATCGCGCGCTGTCGGAGGGTCCCTGGCAGCACACGCAGGACCTCTTCCTGCGCTTCCGCGAGCCTCTGGGACTCCCGGTCGACGCCCCCGTCGAGTGGCGGATCCGTTTCACCGAGACGGAGTCCCACGAACGCGACCGCACCTTCGCCGCGCTTCGCGACGAGGCGCCGGGCCCCCTCGTCGGGCTGGTGCTCGCCACGGCCAACGCCAGCAAGGACTGGCCGATCGAGCGCTACCCCGAACTGGCTCGCGCCCTGGTCGGCGACCTCGGCGCCACCGTCCTGCTCGTGGGCGGCCCCTCGGACCGGGAGCGGCGCGCCGCGGAGGCGATCCGGAGCGCGGGGGTGCCCGTGGTGGATGGCCTCGGGGACTCCGTGCGCGGCATGATGTGGCGGGTCGACGGGGTGGATCTGCTCGTCAGCCCCGACACCGGCCCCCTGCACCTGGCCCACGCCCTCGAGACGCCGGTGGTAGGCCTCTTCGGGCACACCAACCCCTGGCGGGTGGGCCCGTGGCGCCGCTACCACGACCTCGTGATCGACCGCTACACCGACGAGGGCGAGGAGCCCGACGCCTCGCGCTACGACCCGCGCCACGAACGGATGGAGCGGATCGCGGTGGCCGATGTGATGGAGGCGGTCGAGCGGGGGTTGGATCGCTACGGAGGGGTGCGATGA
- a CDS encoding glycosyltransferase family 2 protein, whose product MIYICLPVHDEARTIGPLLWKLKKILTDPEFRRDFRIVVLDDASTDGTGEVLERYATVLPLTILTSQERLGYGRAQDRLLRAAAEMTPYPKRDAAIVMQGDFTEDPTFVVDLVKTIEGGADIVAGSRSDLDGPTPRSLRWARRAAPWVLGRTHRDAPVEDPLCGYRAYRLIVAKKALRDDDTPFCSADEPWAANLEVLSRMVPHARRVEDTPLALRYALHARPSRFQAIRALRTLIRYRRGRWWPAVDGGAA is encoded by the coding sequence GTGATCTACATCTGCCTTCCCGTCCACGACGAGGCCCGCACGATCGGGCCGCTTCTGTGGAAGCTCAAGAAGATCCTCACCGACCCGGAATTCCGCCGCGACTTCCGGATCGTGGTGCTCGACGACGCCTCCACCGACGGCACCGGTGAGGTGCTCGAGCGCTACGCCACGGTGTTGCCGCTCACCATCCTCACCTCGCAGGAGCGGCTCGGATACGGTCGGGCGCAGGATCGCCTGCTGCGGGCGGCGGCCGAGATGACTCCCTATCCGAAGCGCGACGCGGCCATCGTGATGCAGGGCGACTTCACCGAAGATCCCACCTTCGTGGTGGACCTGGTGAAGACGATCGAGGGCGGTGCGGACATCGTGGCGGGGTCGCGCTCCGACCTCGACGGCCCCACCCCGCGCTCGCTGCGGTGGGCGCGCCGGGCGGCCCCCTGGGTGCTCGGGCGCACGCACCGCGACGCCCCGGTCGAGGATCCGCTCTGCGGCTACCGGGCCTACCGCCTGATCGTGGCCAAGAAGGCCCTGCGCGACGACGACACCCCCTTCTGCTCCGCCGACGAGCCCTGGGCCGCCAACCTCGAGGTGCTGTCGCGGATGGTGCCGCACGCCCGGCGCGTGGAAGACACCCCCCTCGCGCTCCGCTACGCCCTGCACGCGCGGCCGTCCCGATTCCAGGCGATCCGGGCGCTCCGAACCCTCATCCGCTACCGCCGCGGCCGCTGGTGGCCCGCGGTGGACGGAGGTGCGGCGTGA
- a CDS encoding isoprenylcysteine carboxylmethyltransferase family protein translates to MAVSRKLRLKAVWLLLVPFFWWARPTPELLAIGGLLAAVGLAIRASAAGFIHKDRELTVSGPYARTRNPLYLGSFLLGLGITVAGGQWAFVAVFLAFFAWVYSRVIRQEAEHLQASFGPAYDEYARHVPLFLPRLSAWPGPGGGGGGGQAGGPAGDVGSFGSAGASVPEADLGSIGSTGASTPAGASVSPDAVASAGAPSFSVERWRRNREYEALLGAVAGFAGLIARMLLG, encoded by the coding sequence ATGGCCGTCTCCCGCAAGCTTCGTCTGAAGGCCGTCTGGCTGCTGCTCGTGCCCTTCTTCTGGTGGGCGCGCCCGACCCCCGAGCTCCTCGCCATCGGCGGGCTTCTGGCCGCCGTGGGCCTCGCCATCCGCGCCTCGGCCGCCGGCTTCATCCACAAGGACCGCGAGCTGACCGTCTCCGGTCCCTACGCCCGCACCCGCAACCCCCTCTATCTCGGCAGCTTCCTGCTCGGGCTCGGCATCACCGTGGCCGGGGGGCAATGGGCCTTCGTCGCGGTCTTCCTCGCCTTCTTCGCCTGGGTCTACTCGCGCGTGATCCGCCAGGAAGCCGAACACCTGCAGGCCTCCTTCGGGCCCGCCTACGACGAGTACGCCCGCCACGTCCCGCTCTTCCTGCCCCGCCTGTCGGCGTGGCCGGGCCCGGGTGGTGGCGGGGGTGGCGGTCAGGCCGGCGGGCCGGCCGGTGACGTCGGTTCGTTCGGCTCGGCCGGAGCCTCTGTGCCGGAAGCGGACCTCGGTTCCATCGGCTCGACCGGAGCCTCGACCCCGGCCGGAGCCTCGGTGTCTCCGGATGCTGTCGCGTCGGCGGGTGCTCCCTCCTTCTCGGTGGAACGCTGGCGCCGGAACCGCGAGTACGAGGCCCTCCTCGGAGCCGTCGCCGGCTTCGCGGGGCTCATCGCCCGGATGCTGCTGGGCTGA